A region from the Candidatus Magasanikbacteria bacterium genome encodes:
- the mraZ gene encoding division/cell wall cluster transcriptional repressor MraZ has protein sequence MFIGEYKHNLDEKGRMAVPKKFREDLKGGAVITRGLDNCLFLYTKKEWEKLAEKLASLPFSQAKSRAFSRLMLAGAMDVDIDKQGRIVLPEYLRSFAGLKKTTIVAGLYNRLEIWDQEKWVEYTTKAEQESSEIAEQMADLGV, from the coding sequence ATGTTTATTGGAGAATACAAGCACAATTTAGACGAGAAGGGGAGAATGGCTGTGCCAAAGAAATTTAGAGAAGATCTAAAAGGTGGTGCAGTAATTACTCGTGGATTGGACAATTGTTTATTTCTTTATACAAAAAAAGAATGGGAAAAGCTAGCGGAAAAACTTGCTTCTTTGCCTTTTAGTCAGGCCAAGAGTCGTGCGTTTTCTAGACTTATGTTGGCTGGAGCAATGGATGTGGATATAGACAAGCAGGGAAGAATAGTTTTGCCAGAATATTTGCGCAGTTTTGCTGGGCTCAAAAAAACAACTATTGTGGCAGGTTTGTACAATAGATTGGAGATTTGGGATCAGGAAAAGTGGGTGGAATATACTACAAAAGCAGAACAAGAAAGTAGTGAAATAGCAGAGCAGATGGCGGATTTGGGGGTATAA